From Erigeron canadensis isolate Cc75 chromosome 5, C_canadensis_v1, whole genome shotgun sequence:
AAATATCAGCCTaatccaacaaaaatatatGGTATATAATCAATGACTCATCAAATCTACAAAAGTTCATGTATCGTTGAGaaaaagatataataataaccttaagaaaaaatatatctGCACATTGCATGCATGGGTAAAATATCTGGGCAGCAGTCAAGTCATCTTGCTCATTCCGGCCCATAATTTGACAGCACCTAAAACATCCATAACGCAATTTTATGAATCTTCATGATGATACCATAACATGTTAAACAAAATAATCCCCGTACCTTGTTATCCTAGGAAGCTTGTTTCTTCGGGCAATATCCATAACAAGAGGCCAGTACTCATGTGCTCTTGAATTAATTTCCTCGGAAGACCAAAGAAACTCAACATTCTCTAAGTTCATCCCTGCGGCTTTCCAGATCTCAATCAAGTATTCTCCaacagtttttatttttttcaaatcacCACCCATTTTGTTGTTTAATTGAGCAAACCAATCTGCTATCCAAATTTTGACTTTGCAGCCAGCAGAAGTCATTTTATTAACATTGATGGTCTTCATAACTCCCTGTTCGATAATTAACACAAATCACAACACATAAGCaacttttttttgaacggcattcTAATCTACATCTAttcctaaattacacgcatgtctgagatgaaacctaggactctcgaaaaatcccCAATCAATCCACCCCCACAAATGTGaaaagtgagactcgaacccaggtggatcctcccaagatcaaagaccttaccaatgggccaccaaccccaatGGCTAAAACACATAAGCAACTTACTAACACCttgtaataaatcaactaattaCGTCAACTTATCTAGCAAGAAACAAGCACAAGTCCCTTCCTTTTTTTCCAAAACTACTTAAAAAAGAAGACAATGAACCACCTACAACTATGGCGAAAACACGTATAATTACATAATCTAAGTGCATTGTAGAAATACGAAAGCAAAAAAAAACCTGAGCAATATGCATTCGGCCAGAAGGTTCGAATCCATCGTAACAGATGGGCTGAGGCTTCTTAGCAAGAAGGTTCATGAGTTCTTCTTCTTGAATGCATTCTTCCCCAATACTCCTCACTATCTGAAACTTTTCTTCTACACTCATCATCCTGAAACAATTCAATCTCAAtttctatatatacactatCATATTTAACCATACATAAAGTAAAGTAATTTAAgcacccaatgccgtcttccacgggttttgggtcccagtatctcgacggtgtatgggaaGGTAAAGTaaccatacatacatatatacaatagtacaaatatacataattataaatccatcaaaaaaaaagaaagggttGTTTGGGTTTTTGATTATATGCTTATTTGCCTGATACAGAAAGAataatagttttgaaattccaaAAAATAGCTTACTGTGTAGTAGTCGTAGTGGTAGCAGaattggatgatgatgatgatgaatcttCAGTGATGGTAAGTGATTCAAGTTCTTCTTCCAGTGACATCTTCAGCGGCAGGTCCGTGACGCATACACAGTCACACAGCCAAGATTTAGGTTAGTGATTTTTGAATTATAATAATGCTAGTTGAATGTTTCTGTCTTCTATCTATGTTTATGTCGAGGTCTTGTTTCACGATACAGCGGCCAGCGGCGGGTGTGGTTGACTGTGTGAGGGTTATGTtcaataaataaagataataatagataaatataggttaattatttttttttaaaaatgattatagGTTAACCggataaaaatcaaattttgttttgaaagtaaGGATCAATTAGGAACCGGTTACGTATCGTTAGGTTAATCGGTTTTTGTGCACCTCTGAGTGATTGGAATTTGTTAGGCCCATTTTCATTGAGTTATGATTTAAGCCCATTTAAAGTGAGCAATGTCATTCATGAGATCCATTTTGATTGGAaagttttcttgaaaatttaacaatttttatatgTTCGAAAAGGATTTCAAATATgataaattatttgtatttttctaACTTTGGAGATACAAATCatcatatcttttttttacatcaattaattttacattcacCGCTATGTTGATGCCGCCATTGTTATCGTTGCCACACCACCAACCCACCATCGTCCCGTCTTATCGCAGAGACATATGTTTAGTTTATTGGTTCCATAGCTAAAAAGGGATATTGAATTGGTAGATATGAGATGTTGACTTTGGTAGGAAGTAGTAATGgacaaaaacaatattttacatatataaagtttaagtaatataataaatttcggacacttttttataagtataaatatGATCCCGTTTTGATTTTACAGAATAAAGATTCTAATATGATGTTAGAGCCAAGAAAAGTTACAATCGATTTTACAACATTGAAGGTTCAAAGCACAATGTCTAAAAATAACTACAACTTTTCTTACTTGCATTAATCTCATTGAGAGACAAGATTTTGATGTCacaagttttatatttaaaaaagagaTATTGGACTCTTTATTCCTTTTACTCTACTTTCAAACATTTTATAATACATCTTTTTTACCTCTAAATCTCTAATAGTTCTTGCCTTAAGGTTTgggtttcttttttcatttatgGTAAATTTCTTACTTCAAATTTAGACAAAAAATATACTTTCTATAACAAGTCACAAACATACACGTACTAAATATATGAACTCCATGCATGGTTTCTTAAACCCGTAACCCCTCAAAttcacatcatttttttttgtgtgtggtTAAAAGGCTTCA
This genomic window contains:
- the LOC122600006 gene encoding tyrosine--tRNA ligase 1, cytoplasmic-like; this encodes MSLEEELESLTITEDSSSSSSNSATTTTTTQMMSVEEKFQIVRSIGEECIQEEELMNLLAKKPQPICYDGFEPSGRMHIAQGVMKTINVNKMTSAGCKVKIWIADWFAQLNNKMGGDLKKIKTVGEYLIEIWKAAGMNLENVEFLWSSEEINSRAHEYWPLVMDIARRNKLPRITRCCQIMGRNEQDDLTAAQIFYPCMQCADIFFLKADICQLGMDQRKVNVLAREYCDDIKRKNKPIILSHHMLPGLLQGQEKMSKSDSSSAIFMEDEEVEVNLKIKKAYCPPSVVEGNPCLEYLKYIVFPWFNEFKVERQEKNGGDKVFTTYEELIVDYEKGELHPGDLKPALSKALNRILQPVRDHFKNDQKAKDLLKKVKGFKVTK